In the Sorghum bicolor cultivar BTx623 chromosome 4, Sorghum_bicolor_NCBIv3, whole genome shotgun sequence genome, CTGCTATATGGACTACCTCCACAATGTTTCAGTTAGCTGATAGAGAGTATTTTATTCGCTATGGACTACCTtctcttaaggccttgtttagtttgcaaaaaattttgcaaaatttttcagattccccgtcacatcgaatctttagacacatgcatgaagtattaaatatagacaaaaataaaaactaattgcacagtttggtcgaaattgacgagacaatttttttgagcctagttagtccatgattagacaatatttgtcaaatacaaacgaaagagctacagtgtcgattttgcaaaatattttcgaactaaacaaggcctaacattgTGGTTGCCCTCAGCCGCAAAAAAAAAGTTTCACCGATCGAACCGGCCCACCCTGGCCTACATGAACTTATCGAGGGATGGAACCTACCAGCCCGCGtgtttagggcttgtttagttcaacaaaaaatcaaaaagttttcaagattctctatcccatcgaatcttgagttacatgcatgaagaattaaatatagataaaaataaaaactaattacacagttacctgtaaatcgcgagacgaatcttttgatcctagttcctaattggacaatatttaccataaacaaacgaaattgctacagtagcgaaattcaaaaacttttctcaTCTAAACAAGTTggtgaagagaaaaaaaatcacgatattgtagcactttcgtttgtttgtgttaattattatccaatcatggtctaactaggcttaaaagattcacctTGTacatttcgactaaactgtgtaattagtttttatttttgtctatatttaatactccatgcatgcgtctaaatttTCGATGTGAAATTTTTTGCATTTTGGGGTGGAATTGTCTCATACTTGTCGAAGAcaccttctcttttttttattcctCATCACAAACCTTGCTATTTGGATCCACCACTAACTATAGATTTATGGTAGCATGGTATTTGCATAAGACTCAAGCTATAATATCTCCCTTGTCTTCTCAAAAATCTTttaattttatagaaaaaagcatcaatatctatgacataaaatgagtatcttataaatatatttatattttatgataaatctaataataTCAATTTGGTACTATTAATCTTAGCGTGTGttcctataaatttggtcaaagtttgacTTCGGACAAGTATAGAAGTTGTAGCTTTTAGAAATAGTGAGtatgaccttgtttagtttccaaaatattttgccaaatttttcatattccatatcacatcgaatcttacgacacatgtataaagtacaaaatatagataaaagaagtaactaattatatagtttatctatattaagacaaaatttttaagcttaattagtttataatcagataattttatcaaatataaatgaaaataatacAGTTcatattttacaatttttttaaaccggccttgtttagatgtgaatttttttggatttcgctactgtagtaatttcgtttgtttgtggtaaatattatccaatcataaactaactaaggtcaaaagattcgtctcatgatttacaggcaaactgtgtaattagttttgtttttttctatatttaatacttgccATGTTACATGAAACGAAATCTTAAATTCTTGAGTATGTACCGAAGACTGCCGCGCACATCATTTAATTTCCTTTCTCGGGGCACGGGATCATGTGACCTGTCTCCGTCCACCCGCGCGCTCCAGACACGCCACCACCGCGCCCTGGCTTTATATCCATCCACTGAGCTCgcactccccccccccccccgccacCTGCCGCACTCCTACCTCCGCCTCCGGCTCCTCCGTTCCCGATCTGCCGCCGAACTCCCCGCTCCGCCCCGCCGAACTTCCGGTACCGACACCGCCACCGCCGGCGCCGCTCCCACACGCCGTACACAATGGCTCCGTCATTTGCACCGTCGACGAACCCTTGCTGCAGGTACAGCTTGCGTTCAAAACGCCCCCCCTCGGGTCACAAGCAGGCCAGTCCAGATATCCCACTCCCAGCGAATCACAAGGTAAGCCTGTTATTATGTTGTTCAATACATTTGTCATGTTTCCGAGTTATAGTATATCTTTGAACTCGCACAGGGGCGCAAAGCTGTATGGAATGAAGCGAGACTTAGGACATTTGTGGAGCTGCTCATTAGAGAGAAACAAAAAAACAATGGCAACTGGGTAGAGAGTCAGAGAAAACTCATAGAAGGCTGGCCCGATGTTGTAGATGCCTTCAATAAGGCCACAGGAGCAAATTAAAAGGCCTCGTAGCTCACTATGACAAATGGTTGTACCTTAAAAAAGAACAATGGTCTCGGGAGTGATGACAATGGCTGGATTACAACTTCGGACAAATTTTGGCAAAAACGTGGAATGGTAATTGCTAGCTCCATTTAATGATGTGTTGATGATTTTCTGTACGGTCTCTTACAATTTCATTGTCTAATCGCTGCAGAAGCCTATTGATGGGAAGCCCCCCTGTGAGGAGCTACTGCATATCTTGTTTGGCAATACCCCACGATTCCGTGGGCATCTTATGTTTTGTGGTAGGAACAACATTCCAAGCTCTGCAAATGTGGGATCTACATCCCAGAAGACTTCATCAAAGAAGCGTGAATCACCATTAGATGGGTTGGACAGCCCTGCAATTCGGAAGAGTGCTTCTAGTGTTAAAGAAGTTGCGGATTATGTCAAATCCGCCGCCACACGACTAGTTGATGAAACACTACTTTCGGAGGCAGACCAAGCAGTTGAACTGTTGAAAAAAGATGGCTTCTCAGTAGATGATCAATGGTACTCccgggccttgcttatattcagCGCGAAAGAAATACACCAGAGGTACTTTGTGCGTTATTGTCTAGCCCCTCAGGTCAGGTTCAATTTTCTCGTGGAGAAATGGCGGGAGAGAGAGCTAGAAATGCAGAAGCTCCTCTAGATCTATAGATGTGAACCAGTGTTGTTCGTTGATGTTGGCTTGCTACGTATTTCAGTTTCAGGAATGTAATTTGCTTTAGCTGAGTTTTGTGGTttgttgtttggatgttgtactTCGACAAATACTGTTGTTTGTGTGTGAATTTTGTAATCCAAATAAGTTTGCTTGAGTTACCCTAGTTGTTTGAATGCCAGATGATATTGATTCTGTGGTTTGAAGTTAGTTCTCAATGCTTTGAACTTTACTGAGACATTCCTAGCTCCATCCAACATAAGTTGTCTGTCATGTTCAATGCAGTGTATGCTGTTCAATTCTAAACTTTCATGTGCATTGAACTTTATTGAGACATTCCTAGATCCATCGAAATTAGAACATGAGAACCAGGCAGAAGCTATCCATGAAACCAGGGAGGGTATATTTTCAGAACGAAAGAAGAGGAGGtcaatttctttctttttttgtttttgtttcttgAAAACAAAGCAGAGAACAAACACTTTCTTCAATTTTATTTCTAATAGGATTCCACTTGTCCTGGTCATTAAGATCTCTATCATTCCAACAGAGGATATTCCGATTGCGACTATAATCCATAAGAACAGATGGTTTGACAGAAGCTGGATGGGAACAAAGTTACCATCAACAAGAAACCAAAACTAAACATAGCAATTGAGAGTTTTCTATAAGCTTGCATGACAGATATACAGATATTAAGCTTTATCCTTTGGACCCTTTTGGAGAAGCTTCTCGTCAGTAACCTCCTCAGAAGGCACTTCACCAAACTTGATTGCTATGTTTTGCATGAACTGAATCGGCAACATCTGTTCTGTTGTCACAGTTGTCTTCATGGCCTTATGCAACTCTTCCTGCAGTAGGATGTATCTTCCTTGAACAATTTCCTTGGCTTTGACCTTGCATCCAGTTCCATCTGTTCATAGCCCTCAACTTTATTCAGCCTTGCACTTCTTTTGACCTCATCATTGACCATAGGAGTTGGCCTTTTCCTAGACTTTCTTTTCCTAGGGGCACTAGGTGGTATTGCCTGAATGGGAATGAGGGACTGAACAGCATACTCTGCTTGCTGCACTGGGGCATCCTGAGTTAATTGCGTGGACTTATCAGGCAAATAAATCTCTTGGATTAGCTTGTAGTTTGCTACCTCCATCTGAGGAACAGGGCGtgttgttggttggagtataccTTGATGCTCCAGACGATTGATAATTTCTGAAATCGTGGCTTGTTGATAGGCATTGTCGGAGTTGATAGGTGGCTGGGTGACTGGAGCTAAAACAATTGACCTTGATTCATTAACAATCATATCTGAGTCCTCCACCAAATCCACTGGGACATAAGCAGTTGGGTTGGATCCAGAATCAGTATCATTTACATCAGCAGTGAAATCCATTTTTACAAGTCGATTTGCGCTTGAGCTGGAGGCTTCCCAATTATTTCCCCATAGAAATAAAGACATGTCTTCCTCTACCTGGGTGCAGGGCACTGGTTGCTTGCCAAGATGAATCTGAACCCACTGATTAGCTTGGACTTGAGACTGATCAAGATTTATCTGAATTCCAACCCTATCCTGCATCTGCTGTATTCTTGGGAACTGAGCAAATCCAAGAGTTAAAGGTCTTTGTAAATACAGATGATGCTGCCTTTCTAACGAAACTTGCAAGATATCTTGGATTAGCATCTTAGCTGAGGGCACTGGACCAAAAACCTGATGGAGGTTATGGGTGTTTGCCAACTGAAAAATGGGATAATCACTTTCTTTGTCCATGTTGTTATTGAAGTATGGAACTATGTCCTGTTTGTTCTGAATTAGAGGAAGCTCTAGCCTGATTGGCTGACCCTCAGCTCTGTAGAATTCCAGTGCATCTGAACTGATAGACTCAGAAGCCTGCCCTGCATTTGGAATATTCAGCATTGCTTGCTGGACTAGTTCAtctgccaattgttgtatttgCTGCAACTCATTTTGGTCTACTTGTTCTTCTACTGGGGGCCAAGCATCCTAGCCATTGTTTTCTGCAACAGCTGCTGCATTTGGGAGCAAAGGAGGTACCCAACCCTCATCCTCATTGGCTTGCTGAACTTCATTGAGATCCTGAATGTTGTCAAACATGTCCTGATTCTGATTCTCGGGATGATTACCTGGAAAATGATGTGGATTACCATCGTCTGGGATTGGTTCCTCATCGCTCGGGATGATTTCATTGTCCTTTGAATTCAAAATATACACAGGAATAGACCAAGATTGCCCTGCCCCGCCAACTACAGGTGATCTACAGACAATGAGGCTTCTTGGGATCCTACTGGGGTGCAGAGTCAAGCACTTAACCCGCACCCTTGACTTGCAATGAGAGTTTCCAGTCCAAGTTACCACAGACCCAAACAAATTAATAGCCTGTTCTATAAAATCTTTAGTCTGGTAATCCAAAGGGAAGCATAAAAACATGATCCAACAAGTTCTACGGAGCTGCGTGTTTGGCTAGAAGGATAATTCTGGAGCACACCATGTTGCACCATCAAAATGAAGTCACTATAGTCAGTgaccaatatatatatatgctgaaaCTAATCATTAGAATTCCATTCCACTAATCAGATTGTTGCCGAGACTATATACCGCGCGCGCATGTGAGACTCTATTGTGTGCTGCAGTAATATAGGAAAGGTTCTATTTACCATATAGCATGTAATTAATTTGTGGTACATGATGAAATGATCGCTTTCCCATGAAGATTGCTGCACCAACTGTTGCAGACACTGAAACTTCAATTCAAAGGGATGTGTGTGGTTGGGAAAATTAGTaaaaatcatatatatatacaggggaaattaacacttcCTCTGAACCGATCAATGCAGCTCAGAGATCCTGTAATATCATCCCAATTGGCAATATATCACGCTTATTCACTTGTTCAGAGAAACATGTTGCTCCATTCTAATTAACCCACTGATATTTTTTTTCCATAAATGCATTCAATTCATTCAGAGTCGTCATGTAATGGCAAGTTTATTAGGTACCTGTCGAGCCTCTAAAATCTACTGGTTAATTGGGAGTAGTTCCCTGTGTTGCATTTGAACAAAATTTTTAAGCTATGCCTAGTGTGTACTGGACTTGAAACATATTGTAATATCTCTTTTTCATTTGTTAACACTTCTGTGTTTATATAACTAAGCTTGTGTGTATTTGGATGGTCAGAGGCTTCATCATTTTGTGCGGAAGTATTTAACGAGCCTACGTAATAAGGAGCATGTTCTCGCAATCGTTAAATTGTAATATAATCCTCTTCCTTTCTTCTCTGTACTCGACCGTGCAGCAGAGCACCATTAATATAAAAAAACAACCAAAGGACTAATCAATAATGGGCCAGAAAGTGGTCAACGCATTCATTTTGCAGCCAGACGGCCCAACACCTTGCAGCCGGCCGGGCCGGTACTTCAGCTTTGCCACTAcgtaaggaaaaaaaaacagaagagCACTGCCGGTGGTTCTTCTTCAACCTCCGCCGGCCGATCGACACCGCCGTCTGGACAACAGAATGAAGAAGCTAGGTAGGCTGCTGTCAGGCTGTGCTCGCGTATTCGATCGTGCCCGGCCGAAGTCATCCCGTGCGCTCCAGCCACAGGCGGCGCGGCCGCCACGGTCGAACGCTCGCGCGCGCGCACTCGCGTACGGGCGCGCGGTCCGCCTGGCCCGCAGTGTGCTTCTGCATGTTTTGGTCGCCTGCCAACATGTTTTGGCGGCGTAGTGTTGCGCGCGCGATTAGCCGGCCGCGCGCGCGCGATAtctgcgccgcggccggccgggcGCTGGTCccctcgccgccggccgccgcaatGCGCGCCTGCCGCTCCTCGCGATCTCGAGTGCTCCCGCCAACCACGCCCGCGCTAGTGCCCGCGCGTTCGATTCGGAGCCACCTTAATTACAGCGTGCGCCGCGCCAGACGAGAGCGCCTCTGTAGACGCATGTAGCAAACATGCGTGAGAAGAAATAACAAGTGTGTCTGATTATCGATACAGACACGTGTCCATTATACGCGTCCCTAGTACTTCTTATTACAGACGCCTGTTATGTTGCAAACAGTAAGGCCCGTCTGTGATACAAGATTACAGACGCGCATTAATTTTGTGTTGCCGGTTGTTATATTTGTTTTTTGTCCAATGAGACGCAAGGACGCATGATGCAAAATAGAGTACATATGTACTCTTTAATGGCGAAGGCCTGCGGTTGACCCGCCGCTCTGCTCGCGATAGGAGCCCCGCCGCCCTGCTCGCGCCCCGGCCGGCAGCGCCCGCGGCCGCGCAGCTCGACGCGCCGCGCCACCCCCGCCGCCCGTGCCATCGCCCACGCCGGCAGTCCGCCCGTCTTCCCCGAGCGTACCTGGGCCGCGTGCTCCAAGCGTTGCCGCCGGCGAGCCAGATCCGGTGCTTTCCGACTCGGCTGAGTAGTCGGTGAggctggcgccgccgccgccacgacgTGCGTCGTCGCCGTGAAGGCTTCGGCGTAGAGCTGCATATGCGAGGTGGACTGCTCCAACGCGGTCGTTCAGCCTCCGGGCAACCCGGAACTGGCAGTCGAAGAAGGAGACTGACGCTAGCACCTACCTCACGTAAGGTGATTCCGTCGAACTTGGTGGTGGAAGAAGATGGTCCAGATGCTGATATGCTGGTCAAGCGTGGCCGCGAAGAACTATCTCAGTGCGTGGAGATGGTTACGACGGTGACCCAGCGGCCAAAGCCAATTCATGCAGCGCAACCAATCCACTCAAAGTTTTGGGCCACTTCTGATGCAATGGATGATTCCGAGGACGAGGATCCTTCTACACCCGAGTTCGTGCAGCTGGCGCTTGAAGCAGGGTACTCCATTGATGAGCTCGTCGCAGCGGAAGATGCTCTGAAAGCGGGTAACACTTCCGATAAACTCAAGTCTGCACACTTGATCGTTTCTAATTTAGTGAACCGGAAGATTACTGGTGGAGTTCCTTGGCAAGGGCCGCTACCGCCGCCCCGCATTTCACCTCCCAGAACGCTGGGAGACTTTTTCGCCAAGACTTCTTATCGGCGATCGTCGGTTTCACATTCGCCGGCGGCAAGTCCCGAACTGAGCAGCGTTGTTAGAGATTCAATGTCGACTTTTTCAAAAAACTTTGAAAAACAACAAGGGCGAGATTTCAGGAATCAAGATCCGTTTCCTCCATTAGCTCCAGCCCCACTTACGGTGAACACCACCGTGTGCAACGGAGAATTTTTTTCGGCGATAGATTCGGTTCCAAATAAATCTCGCGAACTTGACAAATTTAACCGGTATCAATTTGGGCCTGGCAAATTCTATAGGACCACAAAGGGTTTGTGTTCTCTTTTTCTTCGTACTGCATCACGTCGCAGCCGTAAACCAAGTCTGTCGCCGCCGACTGCTCCCTCCCCGCGTCGGCGTTCCTTTGCCGAAGTAGTGAAAGGAAAAGGGATGGCGGCGCAAGGGGGCGCTAATGGTGGCGGGTTCGGGCAGCAAGGAGGCGGAAGGGGAGGCCCGGGGTTTAATCCTGGTTTCAATCCGGGGTTTGATCCAGGTTTTGCAGGGAGAGGCGGCCGTGGCTATGGGTCTTTTCCCCATAATCGTGGTCGTGGAAGCAACTTCGGTGGAGGTCGTAGAGGCTATGGTGGCTATGGTGGCTATGGTGGTTATGGCAGCCAGAACAACTATGGGTACCAAGGTTTCCACGGTGCTAATCGTGGCCATCGTCCATACTATGGCGGCTATGGTGGCAAGCGTGGCCGAGGTGCAGGATATGGAGGTCAACAATTCCAACAGCAGGCGACCCCAAACCCAACTCCGATGGGGGGAGGGAGCTACGGCACCGGAGCCCACATCGCTGACGAGATGGGGCATAACTTGGGTGCCCAGCAACAGCACTCCACGGTGCCTGCAACGGGTACCAAGTCTGCCACAGGAGGTGTCCCCATCGCTGTTACAGCCGATAACCATCTTGGCTCAGCAGTGCTCGGCGATCCCCAGCCTGGCCACCCCTCGGCTGGCCAGGAGCTTCACCAGGCCCCTCCCGCTGGGCTACACAAGCAGGGGAGCAAGCTGGAACTTTCACCGCATTGTTCCGGTTGAAAACAAGACAACAGCTGAGGTACCAAAAGACACTGTCCCACATAATCCTGACAATGAGCCAATGAATGTTggtttaccagagtcatccaagGGTATTAAAAAGAGCAAGGGCAAGCCTTTCTGTTTCATGTGTCTCACTAAAGGGCACACAAGTCATGAGTGCACAGCAGTTCTTTCTTGTCATTTTTGCTACGGAGAGCATGTCGCGAAAACTTGTTCTTATGCAAAAAAGACTAATTTATCTGCTCTTCCTTATGGCTATGCTGTGGAGGGGCTTGGATTTTATTATATCCCTGTCTTTTCTGAGTTTCAAAAAGATAAAGTGGAAGAGAAATCCACAGTGGTACGTGTATTGGAAGGTTCCATTACTGCTGGAATGTTAGCAGTGGAACTGGAAAAACTACTACCAGGGAAGTTCAAATGGGAGATTGAGGAGAAAGGAAAAGATGCCTTCACCACTAATTTCCCCTCCACTGTTTGGCTTGACATTGTGGTCAATTGGGGCCCTATGGTGACAAAGTCTTTCGAAGGAAAAATTCAATTTGAGAAAAGCTCAGAAGAGGATGTTTACAAGTACGAGATTGAGAAAGTTTGGGTACAGTTTCGGGGACTTCCTAGTGAATTTAGGGAATTTCCCATTATTTGGGCAATTGCCTCAATTCTAGTTGTACCCAAATCTGTAGACATTAAGTTTACAAAAAAATTTGGGAGATCAAGAATGAGAGTAGCAGTGATAGATTCTGCTCTAATTCCAGCTTTTGTAGATGTGGTCATTGGGGAATTTATCTACCAGTTGCATTTTGGGGTGGAGCAGGAGGCGCCTGAGGGTGAGCCaatcttgcttgatcttgaTTCTAAATTGGAAGATGAAGAGCCTAATGAGGATGATGATCCTAATGATGATGACCCTAAAGAGGAGGGAAATGGTGACAAACCGATggacatagataaaaaaaagCGGATCAGGCACCACATCCTACAAAGAAGGCTGGTATTGGTGGAACAAGTCAGGAGGATAGCCCCTCTGTTGAAGctgcaaaaaataaaataacagtAAGCCTGGAGAACCAAATCCAGTGATATTGATGACCGCGGAGCCAACTGGTGATTGGAATGCCAAGCTTTTGAACCCAAATAATGACTCTGCCAAGCTTAACAAGCTGAAAGGCCAGAAAGGTGGGACAGTGTCTCCTGTGAGATCAAGTAATAGGACGGCCGCAACTTCAGATCAAGACTCGGTAGAGAAGGCAACAAAGTTGAAAGCGCGCCACAACCTGGAGATCGCTAATGATAAAGGTAAAAATCCCCTTACACTTTCTTTTATTTCCCGGGATGACACTAGTCTTTTACTTTCAGTCAATTCTATAGGGGTTCGGTTAGGGGATGATTCTGCTCAGATTCATAATTCATTAGAAAATTTAAGAAATTTAGAATTACAACGTATAGCTGAATTTAAAACAATTGATACTTCGAATAAAGAGATTTTGGACGATGCTTCAGCTTGTTCTTTCGAAGATTCTCTGGATTTGGATGCACTTAATTTAATTTGCTCGGAGATAGCAGAGGGTTTAGGTGATGGAGGTTGTGAGCCTAAGGGTCTTCAAACCCCCTTATCATCTGTAAAAGGCTCTAGGAAGAAGAATCGCAAATCACAAAGTCGGTCGCAATGAAGGGTATTTTTTGGAATTGTAATGGATTTGCGGACTGTAAAAAGTATAGATTTTTGAATGAGTTAACAAAAGAGAAGAACCTAGATTTCATTGCCTTGTCGGAAACTGGTAGAGCAAATTTTTCACAATCCACTTTAAATAATATCTGTGCTGGCAGAGATTATTTATGGCATTGTATAGCTCCGCGGGGACGGTCTAGGGGTATGTTACTAGGTATTAATCTTCTTAACTTTGATATAGGGGAGATTGAGGAAGGAGATTTTTTTGTTCGCTTTAAGATCAGGCGGAGAGAGGATGACTTTAAGTTTAATTTGATTTCAGTTTATGGCCCGGCGCAAGTAGAACATAAATCTCTGTTCTTATCTGAAATAGTCAATGTATGTTCTAAGGAAGCTTTACCTATAATTATAGGGGGCGACTTTAATATCATACGGCGACCACAAGAGAAAAATAATGCTAATTTTAATAATAGGTGGCCCTTTTTATTCAATGCGGTGATTGACTctttaaacttgagagagattgagATGTCCGGGCGTAATTTCACTTGGGCAAATAATTTACCAATTCAGACTTTTGAGAGATTAGATAGAGTTCTAGTTTGTACAGATTTTGAATCTAAGTTTCCGCATACCACTGTTCAAGCACTGActagggaaatttcggatcacaCACCCCTGCTATTTTCTACAAATAATCCGTCCTCAAATTATCAGCCTCAATTCAAATTAGAATTGGGTTGGTTGCCGAGGGAAGGATTTTGtgagatggttaaggatgtgTGGCAAAGTACAATAGTCAGTGGCTCGCCTATAGAACGGTGGCAAGCCAAAATAAGCAGGCTTCGTCAATATCTAAGAGGATGGGCAAGAAATGTCAGTGGCGtgtataaaaaggaaaaagaaacaaTTCTGAATAAACTAGATGCCCTCGATAAAAAAGCAGAAATAATGCTCCTtactcagcaggaggtggatttAAAACATGTACTCAACGAACGATTGTCTGAGCTGTTGAGGGAAGAGGAGATAAAGTGGTACCAAAGAGCAAAATTAAAGCACCTTCTAGAAGGAGATGCAAACACAAAATATTATCATTTATTGGCTAATGGCAGGCATCGAAAAACTCGAATTTTTCAGTTGGAGGATGGGGTTAATTTAATAACTGGTGATGCACAACTAAAAGCGCATATTACTGGTTATTATAAGAATTTGTTTGGTCCACCAGAGATCACTCCGATCGAGCTAGATGAGACTCAAACCGGTGATATTCCACAAGTCTCCGAACTAGAAAATGAGTTTTTAACCCAACCTTTTTTGGAAGAAGAAGTGCGGGTTGCGATTTTCCAGATGGAACATAATAAGGCGCCTGGCCCAGATGGCTTTCCTCCAGAGTTTTATCAGGTTTTCTGGTCTGTTAGGATGATCTGATGGCTTTGTTCTCGGAATTCCATCAAGGTAATTTGCATTTGAATCGCCTTAATTTTGGAACTATAATTTTGTTGCCAAAAAAGAAGGATGCGAGAGTCATTCAGCAATACAGACCTATTTGTTTACTGAATGTATCTTTCAAAATCTTCACTAAAGTCGCAACCAACAGATTGACTTCCATAGCTCAGAAAATAATTAGACCTACTCAGACAGCCTTTATGCCAGGAAGGAATATTATAGAGGGAGCGGTAATTTTGCATGAAACAATACACGAGCTACACTCAAAAAAAAGAATGGCGTGATTTTCAAAATAGACTTTGAAAAAGCCTATGATAAGATTAAATGGAGTTTTTTACAACAAACTTTGAGAATGAAAGGTTTTTCACAAAAATGGTGTCAGTGGGTACAGAGGTTTACTAAAGGGGGCAATGTTAACATTAAGGTGAATGATCAATTAGGTTCTTACTTCCAAACCAAAAAAGGCCTTAGACAAGGTGATCCTATGTCACCTATACTATTTAATATAGTAGTCGACATGTTAGCCATTCTAATTGCCAGAGCGAAAGAGGAAGGTCAGGTCGAGGGGGTTATTCCTGATTTAATCGAGGATGGTTTGTCAATCCTTCAGTATGCGGATGACACAGTCATCTTTATGAGCCATGATATTGAGAAGGCAGTCAATATGAAACTGTTATTGACAACCTTTGAGCAATTATCGGGCCTAAAGATAAACTTTCATAAAAGTGAAATCTTTTTCTTTGGTGAAGCAAAAGAATACGAGGAGTTCTATTCGCAATTGTTTGGTTGTGTGGTCGGTAAT is a window encoding:
- the LOC110434580 gene encoding uncharacterized protein LOC110434580; amino-acid sequence: MTNGCTLKKNNGLGSDDNGWITTSDKFWQKRGMKPIDGKPPCEELLHILFGNTPRFRGHLMFCGRNNIPSSANVGSTSQKTSSKKRESPLDGLDSPAIRKSASSVKEVADYVKSAATRLVDETLLSEADQAVELLKKDGFSVDDQWYSRALLIFSAKEIHQRYFVRYCLAPQVRFNFLVEKWRERELEMQKLL
- the LOC110434794 gene encoding 5'-3' exoribonuclease 2-like, whose product is MAAQGGANGGGFGQQGGGRGGPGFNPGFNPGFDPGFAGRGGRGYGSFPHNRGRGSNFGGGRRGYGGYGGYGGYGSQNNYGYQGFHGANRGHRPYYGGYGGKRGRGAGYGGQQFQQQATPNPTPMGGGSYGTGAHIADEMGHNLGAQQQHSTVPATGTKSATGGVPIAVTADNHLGSAVLGDPQPGHPSAGQELHQAPPAGLHKQGSKLELSPHSFVDVVIGEFIYQLHFGVEQEAPEGEPILLDLDSKLEDEEPNEDDDPNDDDPKEEGNGDKPMDIDKKKRIRHHILQRRLVLVEQVRRIAPLLKLQKIK